The following proteins come from a genomic window of Pirellula staleyi DSM 6068:
- a CDS encoding glycosyltransferase family 39 protein, with the protein MTTTTTDRWLLAATLGVALVLRIIAAHWWEERVPATQKFGFPDSEGYWELARTIAHVKPYEFGPEKYRIFRTPGYPALLAPLFLIWDEPPTIAARYLGAIFGTMAVLLTGWIACLVAGSAVSKVATLGAAIYPEAIASSVFLLSEAPFIPLMLLQVGALISMVRSTDSRSQLRWGAMAGACAGLATLVRPSWLLFTPLSAAVLVAFLAPRGRSLAWSAAMMAALVAVMIPWWTRNYFVAGEFVPTSLQVGASLYDGLSPTATGASDMRFVAGFIDEQKSHDLDPAEQSSPNGTFEARLDDRMKLASIEWAVQHPARVAELAIVKFTRIWSPLPNAAEFRSTMLRAVLFVSYLPTMLLAFAGSWKLWQRGERWPLTMLWLPAIYFTLLHTIFVSSIRYRQPAMFLIIVLTAIGLCALGKLDTRSPALAEKTA; encoded by the coding sequence ATGACCACTACCACCACCGATCGCTGGCTGCTCGCTGCCACGCTGGGCGTTGCGCTGGTGCTGCGAATCATCGCCGCTCATTGGTGGGAAGAACGGGTCCCGGCCACCCAGAAATTCGGCTTTCCCGATAGCGAAGGGTACTGGGAGCTCGCCCGAACCATTGCCCACGTCAAGCCTTACGAGTTTGGTCCCGAGAAATATCGCATCTTTCGAACACCGGGCTATCCCGCCCTGCTCGCGCCGCTGTTTCTCATCTGGGACGAACCTCCCACCATCGCTGCCCGCTATCTCGGCGCGATCTTCGGCACCATGGCGGTGCTTCTGACCGGCTGGATCGCCTGCCTCGTGGCCGGCTCTGCGGTGTCGAAAGTCGCCACCCTTGGCGCGGCGATCTACCCCGAAGCGATTGCCAGTAGCGTCTTTTTACTCAGCGAAGCCCCCTTCATTCCCCTGATGCTGCTGCAAGTCGGCGCGCTGATTTCGATGGTCCGCTCCACCGACAGCCGATCGCAGCTGCGCTGGGGTGCGATGGCTGGTGCATGTGCCGGTCTGGCGACACTTGTGCGACCGAGTTGGCTGTTGTTCACACCCTTGTCGGCGGCGGTGCTCGTCGCGTTCCTGGCCCCGCGCGGTCGCTCACTCGCTTGGTCGGCCGCCATGATGGCGGCACTCGTGGCAGTGATGATTCCGTGGTGGACACGCAACTATTTCGTGGCGGGTGAGTTTGTCCCGACGTCGTTGCAAGTCGGGGCCAGCCTCTACGACGGACTCTCCCCCACCGCTACTGGCGCCAGTGATATGCGCTTCGTCGCTGGCTTTATCGACGAGCAAAAATCGCACGACCTCGACCCCGCCGAGCAGTCATCACCAAACGGAACCTTCGAAGCACGCCTCGATGACCGGATGAAGCTGGCCTCGATTGAATGGGCCGTGCAGCATCCCGCGCGCGTGGCCGAGCTTGCGATCGTTAAGTTCACTCGCATTTGGAGTCCCCTGCCCAACGCAGCCGAGTTTCGCAGCACCATGCTTCGCGCGGTGCTGTTTGTCAGTTATCTGCCGACCATGCTTCTGGCCTTCGCAGGTTCGTGGAAACTTTGGCAAAGAGGCGAGCGCTGGCCACTTACGATGCTGTGGCTTCCGGCGATTTACTTCACGCTGCTGCACACGATTTTCGTCAGCTCGATTCGCTATCGTCAGCCCGCGATGTTTTTGATCATCGTGCTTACCGCGATCGGCCTGTGCGCGCTAGGGAAGCTCGACACACGCTCCCCTGCTCTCGCGGAGAAAACCGCATGA
- a CDS encoding MFS transporter, with translation MTSSGSDKRLFWACFISLIATAFGFVIRTMIIADWGKEFGLTETQKGEIFGVGLWPFAISIVLFSLVIDRIGYGRAMIFAFVCHVLSAVITIFATGYWSLYIGTFICALANGTIEAVINPVVATVFAKEKTKWLNILHAGWPGGLVLGGLITLVMNSFAGGGGEGEAAAAATIGGLALWKCKVMLILLPTIAYGILMIGCKFPISERVSAGVSYKDMLKESGFAGAAIVVALIVWEVGRVIEAAGLQEGWFTAAAVASYASYVKIGVIGLITLAYGLYVQSIGRPMFVFLLLVMIPLATTELGTDSWITPLMETKMNENGLAGIWVLIYTSAIMMVLRFFAGPIVHRISPLGLLCGSSVIAAAGLVAISYSTTLGTIFLAATLYGLGKSFFWPTMLGVVAEQFPKGGALTLNTMGGVGMLGVGVIGASFLGYLQDSRVTTQLEAKDPEVYARVVSADEKTWVMSWATGPYKALDAAKLGAENAEKQAEVKSLTAEVQQSSLRTVAILPVIMFACFAALLGYFMSRGGYKPAEVGGGGHH, from the coding sequence ATGACCAGTAGCGGAAGTGACAAGCGGCTATTTTGGGCCTGCTTTATTTCGCTGATTGCCACCGCATTTGGCTTTGTCATTCGCACAATGATCATTGCCGACTGGGGTAAAGAATTCGGCCTTACTGAAACGCAAAAAGGTGAAATCTTTGGCGTCGGTTTGTGGCCGTTCGCAATCAGCATCGTGCTCTTCAGTTTGGTGATCGATCGCATCGGATATGGCCGCGCAATGATCTTTGCGTTTGTCTGCCACGTTCTCTCGGCGGTGATCACAATTTTTGCGACTGGCTACTGGTCGCTCTACATCGGTACATTCATTTGTGCTTTGGCCAATGGAACTATTGAAGCGGTGATCAACCCGGTTGTTGCCACCGTCTTCGCCAAAGAAAAAACCAAGTGGCTCAACATCTTGCATGCCGGTTGGCCAGGTGGTTTGGTGCTGGGTGGTTTGATCACACTGGTGATGAATTCGTTTGCTGGTGGTGGTGGCGAAGGTGAAGCCGCTGCGGCTGCTACGATTGGCGGCTTGGCACTCTGGAAGTGCAAAGTGATGCTGATTCTGCTTCCAACCATTGCCTATGGCATTCTGATGATTGGCTGCAAGTTCCCCATCAGCGAACGCGTTTCTGCTGGTGTGTCGTACAAAGACATGCTCAAGGAATCGGGTTTTGCTGGTGCTGCCATCGTGGTTGCTCTGATCGTTTGGGAAGTCGGTCGCGTGATCGAAGCCGCCGGCCTGCAAGAGGGTTGGTTCACCGCAGCAGCAGTTGCTTCGTATGCCTCGTACGTCAAGATTGGTGTGATCGGCTTGATTACACTTGCCTACGGCCTATACGTGCAGTCGATCGGCCGCCCGATGTTCGTGTTTCTGCTGCTCGTGATGATTCCACTGGCGACGACCGAACTCGGCACCGACAGCTGGATCACTCCGCTGATGGAAACGAAGATGAACGAGAATGGCCTCGCCGGCATTTGGGTGCTCATCTACACCTCAGCGATCATGATGGTTTTGCGATTTTTCGCAGGTCCGATCGTCCACCGCATTTCGCCACTCGGTCTGCTCTGTGGCAGCAGCGTGATTGCCGCTGCAGGTCTGGTTGCCATTTCGTATAGCACCACGCTCGGAACCATTTTCCTCGCAGCCACGCTCTATGGGCTTGGCAAGTCGTTCTTCTGGCCCACCATGCTCGGTGTCGTGGCTGAACAGTTCCCCAAGGGTGGCGCTCTCACACTGAACACCATGGGTGGCGTCGGCATGCTCGGTGTAGGGGTGATTGGTGCTTCGTTCCTCGGGTATTTGCAAGATTCGCGCGTGACAACGCAGCTCGAAGCAAAAGATCCTGAAGTCTACGCACGCGTGGTTTCAGCCGACGAAAAGACTTGGGTAATGTCGTGGGCTACCGGCCCTTACAAGGCTCTCGACGCTGCAAAACTCGGTGCCGAGAATGCAGAAAAGCAAGCCGAAGTAAAGTCGCTCACCGCCGAAGTACAACAGAGCTCGCTTCGCACTGTTGCGATCCTCCCTGTGATCATGTTCGCTTGCTTTGCAGCACTGCTGGGCTACTTCATGAGCCGCGGTGGCTACAAACCTGCTGAAGTTGGTGGCGGCGGACACCATTAA
- the dapF gene encoding diaminopimelate epimerase, producing the protein MRFTKMQGAGNDYVYINCFAEQFPADPAEVARQMSDRHFGVGGDGVIYICPSNQGADAWMRMFNADGSESEMCGNGLRCVAKFVHDHGIKTATQLRLQTGAGILTVDLEVKAGKAHRVRVNMGQPIIEAAKIPTLLPGNPPVNATLEAGGRSFEVTSVSMGNPHCVVFVPEATDELVLGIGPKIEHSPMFPRRVNVEFVEVLSRTELRQRTWERGSGETLACGTGASAVCVAGVLTGRTQRKVTIHLLGGDLELEWNEADNCIYKTGPAVEVFSGEWVGG; encoded by the coding sequence ATGCGTTTCACGAAGATGCAAGGTGCTGGTAACGACTACGTTTACATCAACTGTTTTGCCGAGCAGTTTCCAGCCGACCCGGCCGAAGTGGCTCGTCAAATGTCGGACCGGCACTTTGGCGTGGGTGGAGACGGCGTGATCTACATTTGCCCCAGCAACCAAGGGGCTGATGCTTGGATGCGGATGTTTAACGCCGACGGCAGCGAGTCGGAAATGTGTGGCAACGGGCTCCGCTGTGTCGCCAAGTTTGTGCACGACCACGGGATCAAAACCGCGACGCAGCTGCGTCTACAAACAGGGGCTGGAATTCTGACCGTCGACCTGGAAGTGAAAGCTGGAAAAGCTCATCGCGTTCGTGTGAACATGGGACAGCCGATCATCGAAGCGGCTAAGATTCCGACACTTCTACCAGGAAATCCACCCGTCAATGCCACGCTCGAAGCGGGAGGTCGCTCGTTTGAAGTGACCAGCGTTTCAATGGGCAATCCACACTGCGTGGTGTTCGTTCCCGAAGCGACCGATGAACTGGTGCTGGGGATCGGGCCGAAGATCGAGCATTCGCCGATGTTTCCACGACGCGTGAATGTCGAGTTTGTCGAGGTGCTCAGCCGCACCGAGCTACGACAACGAACGTGGGAACGTGGTAGTGGCGAAACACTCGCTTGCGGCACCGGCGCGTCGGCTGTTTGCGTGGCAGGTGTTTTGACAGGCCGAACCCAGCGCAAGGTGACGATCCATTTGCTCGGGGGGGATCTCGAGCTGGAGTGGAATGAAGCCGACAACTGCATCTATAAAACCGGACCTGCCGTCGAAGTTTTCAGTGGCGAGTGGGTCGGCGGTTAA
- the xseA gene encoding exodeoxyribonuclease VII large subunit, whose protein sequence is MSSTDESTPENALSVGEFTRLIRGVLEMQFSGVWVSGEVSEVTRPMSGHIYFTLKDDEAQLRCVMWRSAASRLKFKIEEGSELLCLGDIDIYPPRGSYQLVVRQAVPQGMGAMQLAFQQLHKKLAAEGLFDPARKRPLPKFPRKVAFVTSPTGAAVRDFLEVARRRWPGLSVLIIPARVQGEGAAAEIVRGIQIANRLADRPDVLLVGRGGGSVEDLWCFNEEPVVRAIYASEIPVVSAVGHEIDVTLADLVADLRALTPSEAAERIVPSRAELLERIMSARTRLASALASTTRQARRRLEGLAQRRVLSHPRDRLQSIAERLDLLDERLRSSVKRKLERLADRQAQLAASLHSLSPLAVLGRGYSVTQREADNRVVESPADAPDGTILRTRVAGGEVRSIVAGD, encoded by the coding sequence TTGTCGAGCACCGACGAGTCCACTCCCGAAAATGCGCTCTCCGTGGGTGAATTCACCCGACTGATCCGGGGCGTGCTCGAAATGCAATTCTCGGGGGTCTGGGTTTCGGGCGAGGTCTCCGAAGTCACCCGGCCGATGTCGGGGCATATCTATTTCACCTTGAAGGACGACGAAGCTCAGCTGCGCTGCGTGATGTGGCGCTCGGCGGCATCTCGTTTGAAGTTCAAAATCGAAGAGGGTTCGGAACTGCTCTGCCTCGGGGATATCGATATCTATCCGCCGCGGGGCAGCTATCAGTTGGTGGTTCGGCAAGCGGTTCCGCAAGGGATGGGAGCGATGCAACTGGCGTTTCAGCAGTTGCACAAAAAACTCGCGGCCGAAGGCTTGTTCGATCCCGCACGAAAGCGGCCCCTTCCGAAATTCCCGCGAAAAGTGGCGTTTGTCACGAGTCCCACCGGCGCAGCAGTGCGTGATTTTTTAGAAGTCGCGCGCCGTCGTTGGCCCGGCCTATCGGTGCTGATCATCCCCGCGCGCGTGCAGGGAGAAGGTGCTGCTGCCGAGATTGTGCGGGGCATTCAAATTGCTAATCGCTTGGCCGATCGTCCCGATGTGCTGCTTGTGGGACGTGGCGGTGGAAGTGTCGAGGACCTGTGGTGCTTCAATGAAGAACCGGTCGTTCGCGCCATCTACGCTTCGGAGATCCCGGTTGTATCGGCTGTTGGTCACGAAATCGATGTCACCCTCGCCGATCTGGTGGCCGATCTGCGGGCGCTTACTCCGAGCGAAGCAGCCGAGCGGATCGTTCCTTCCAGGGCCGAGCTTCTCGAACGCATTATGTCGGCCCGGACGCGACTCGCCAGTGCCCTGGCATCGACCACGCGGCAAGCGCGGCGGCGACTCGAGGGACTTGCGCAGCGTCGCGTGCTGAGTCATCCTCGCGATCGACTGCAGTCGATTGCCGAACGGCTTGATCTGCTCGACGAGCGACTCCGGTCGAGTGTGAAACGCAAACTCGAGCGTCTCGCCGATCGTCAGGCACAACTGGCCGCGTCGCTCCATTCGCTCAGTCCTTTGGCGGTGCTTGGTCGCGGGTATAGTGTCACGCAGCGCGAAGCCGACAATCGAGTCGTCGAGTCCCCTGCCGACGCTCCCGATGGAACGATCCTGCGAACACGTGTTGCTGGTGGTGAGGTTCGCTCGATCGTCGCGGGCGACTGA
- the tilS gene encoding tRNA lysidine(34) synthetase TilS: protein MTLFLAKLESAWPLERWREHAVAVAVSGGADSVALLRGMAELAARCEPGTSRAEPRIVVLHFNHQLRGEAADADEAFVVELARGMQRECCTGRPLQPIVATGGGMEAAAREARYHFFTQAAEARGCRYVITGHTENDQLETVLFRMLRGTGIAGIAGMPRARTLSPAVTLLRPMLSITRSEVLEYLASLDQPYCDDATNDEDTFTRNRIRNLVLPMLEHEMPGCSEALLRLSSQAAQAQQIVDRLVLAQFDSLVESRENRVLVSRPNETIEPYLVAEILVHVWKQQNWPRKDLTQKHLEQLVGLLLSREAVTTAAWMFPPRIQATRTATGLALRMLEK, encoded by the coding sequence GTGACACTATTCCTGGCAAAACTTGAATCAGCCTGGCCGCTCGAGCGGTGGCGCGAGCATGCCGTGGCGGTGGCTGTCTCGGGAGGGGCTGATAGCGTGGCCCTTTTACGCGGGATGGCCGAACTTGCGGCGCGCTGCGAGCCAGGGACCTCGCGCGCAGAGCCCCGGATTGTTGTGCTCCATTTCAACCATCAGCTGCGCGGCGAAGCAGCCGATGCCGACGAGGCTTTTGTAGTGGAACTTGCCCGGGGGATGCAGCGCGAGTGCTGCACGGGCCGCCCCCTACAGCCAATTGTAGCCACTGGAGGCGGGATGGAAGCGGCAGCTCGCGAGGCACGCTACCACTTCTTTACCCAAGCGGCTGAGGCCCGGGGATGCCGCTACGTCATCACCGGACACACTGAAAACGATCAACTCGAAACGGTCCTGTTTCGAATGCTCCGAGGAACAGGCATCGCGGGGATCGCTGGTATGCCCCGTGCTCGGACACTCTCTCCAGCAGTCACGCTGCTGCGGCCGATGCTCAGCATCACACGCAGCGAAGTGCTCGAGTATCTTGCGAGCCTCGATCAGCCCTACTGCGACGATGCGACCAACGACGAAGACACCTTCACACGCAACCGGATTCGCAATCTGGTGCTGCCGATGCTCGAGCATGAAATGCCCGGGTGTAGCGAAGCCCTGCTGCGACTCTCGTCGCAGGCGGCGCAAGCGCAGCAGATTGTCGATCGGCTCGTCCTCGCGCAGTTCGACTCGCTGGTCGAGTCGCGCGAGAATCGGGTCCTCGTCAGTCGCCCAAATGAAACGATCGAGCCTTATCTTGTCGCGGAAATCTTGGTGCATGTCTGGAAGCAGCAAAATTGGCCGCGGAAGGACCTGACACAAAAGCATCTCGAGCAGTTGGTGGGGCTGCTGTTGTCGCGCGAAGCGGTCACGACAGCCGCTTGGATGTTCCCACCACGCATTCAGGCCACGCGAACCGCCACTGGCCTTGCGCTTCGCATGCTCGAGAAGTAG
- the rny gene encoding ribonuclease Y — protein sequence MTGTQVLVTVIAVAVASGLTFAVLRFLDRLRKVDAENAAKEIVNRAERDAASKVKEAELAIKEKELAQKAESERLLSKSREEIRDRERTLDKRQETLHQQSEDLRKQERIVEATQRRLAEKLDEAGKRNEELGKMVDQQKQALYSISGLSEAEATRRLLGELEKQLEQEMGSLIIRQEKRMAEVVDQKSRDILLTAMQRYAAAHTAESTTSTVDIPSDEMKGRIIGREGRNIRTFEKATGVDVIIDDTPGVVIVSGFDPVRREIARQTLNKLIADGRIHPSRIEEIAAETTKEIEGFIQKKGEEAAQEVNIHGIHPKVLYMLGRLHFRTSYSQNVLRHSVEVAFLSGLLAEMVGLDGDVARRAGLLHDIGKAADHELEGGHPKIGADLLKRHGEKIEIVHAALGHHDEIITEYPYTMLVATADACSASRPGARRESLERYIKRMEELESIAVGFPGVEQAFAIQAGRELRVIASSRDTDDAKAAKICRDIAKAFEEQLTYPGEIKVTVVRESRFTEVAK from the coding sequence GTGACAGGAACTCAGGTACTTGTGACCGTGATTGCAGTGGCCGTGGCGTCGGGATTGACGTTTGCGGTCCTCCGATTCTTGGATCGCCTGCGGAAGGTCGACGCCGAAAATGCCGCCAAGGAAATCGTGAACCGCGCCGAGCGCGATGCTGCTTCCAAAGTGAAGGAAGCGGAACTCGCCATCAAAGAAAAAGAGCTCGCGCAGAAGGCAGAATCCGAGCGATTGCTCTCGAAATCGCGGGAAGAGATCCGCGACCGCGAACGAACGCTGGATAAGCGGCAAGAGACGCTGCATCAGCAGTCGGAAGATCTCCGCAAGCAAGAGCGGATTGTGGAAGCGACCCAGCGCCGACTGGCCGAGAAACTCGACGAAGCCGGTAAGCGGAACGAAGAACTCGGCAAGATGGTCGATCAGCAGAAACAGGCTCTCTATTCGATCAGCGGCCTTTCGGAAGCCGAAGCGACGCGCCGATTGCTCGGCGAACTCGAAAAACAACTCGAACAAGAGATGGGCTCGCTCATCATCCGCCAAGAGAAGCGGATGGCAGAAGTGGTCGATCAGAAGTCGCGCGATATTCTGCTCACAGCAATGCAGCGTTATGCCGCCGCTCACACCGCCGAAAGCACCACCAGTACCGTTGATATTCCAAGCGACGAGATGAAGGGTCGGATCATCGGCCGCGAAGGGCGCAACATTCGTACGTTCGAAAAGGCGACCGGTGTCGACGTGATCATCGACGATACGCCGGGCGTGGTGATTGTCAGCGGCTTTGATCCAGTGCGCCGCGAAATCGCTCGTCAAACGCTCAACAAGCTGATCGCCGACGGACGGATCCACCCCTCACGCATCGAGGAAATCGCCGCCGAAACGACCAAAGAGATCGAAGGCTTCATCCAGAAAAAGGGAGAAGAAGCGGCTCAGGAAGTGAACATTCACGGCATTCATCCCAAAGTGCTGTACATGCTCGGCCGCTTGCATTTCCGCACCAGCTACAGCCAAAACGTGCTCCGCCATAGCGTGGAAGTGGCGTTCCTGTCGGGTCTGCTTGCTGAAATGGTGGGGCTCGATGGGGATGTTGCACGGCGCGCGGGTCTCTTGCACGATATCGGTAAGGCGGCCGATCACGAGCTCGAGGGTGGTCACCCGAAAATTGGTGCCGACCTGCTGAAGCGTCACGGCGAAAAAATCGAGATCGTCCATGCCGCCTTGGGGCATCACGACGAAATCATCACCGAGTATCCCTACACCATGCTTGTGGCCACTGCCGACGCCTGCAGCGCGTCGCGCCCTGGTGCTCGTCGCGAGTCGCTCGAGCGTTATATCAAGCGGATGGAAGAACTCGAGTCGATTGCCGTCGGCTTTCCTGGTGTCGAACAAGCGTTTGCGATTCAAGCCGGTCGCGAACTGCGCGTGATCGCCAGCAGCCGCGATACCGACGATGCCAAGGCAGCCAAGATTTGCCGCGACATTGCCAAAGCCTTTGAAGAGCAACTGACCTATCCCGGTGAAATCAAAGTGACTGTTGTCCGCGAATCGCGGTTCACGGAGGTAGCGAAGTAG
- a CDS encoding AsmA-like C-terminal domain-containing protein, whose product MSTAIRGHKTAPVDRPRTTAAAEAKPTLVARLLGEIKRLLLIITIGGLVLIALKYYGFDRLDEEIRRHFESLLRSHYTGLAVHVKSARRIPDRGVEFRGIVVSEVGSKNPAILAEIDEVFVECDTRLPDFVTKPLQITSVRVKRLKLRAERKPSGTWNLSYLFPLPNFGGSTPPATISDASLEIVDPASNPTGSLTLRNMELSVTPRWPSDGKVTPKSVAAATAPELPVKVSDDGSPVPSKPTDDDTKPLLLVRGSMTGDYLEKIEIEGLVSPSKGSWDLRGAVEGLEFSPRLRGALPQDVSHLLEPLSSVRGRTYFGFHAQRGERTESGEMPPVQFVVHGKISDGRIDDTRLPDPLTDVEATIRADNRGVLISDLSARCGPTVLAGDAELQGYSLESPMHLELTANQVALDRINVEILPPSLRSIWNRFLPRGGIDIAAKLDYDGCTWKPDVTVRCHDLSIQYDKFPYRIQEGTGTITWKNDKLDVRLRSVGGGQVVRCRADIMKPGPDFTGWIDIVTEGPIPIDEKLFAAVDSKTHRLLRSFSPRGSASVQAHFIRNPGDPVVHRTAQIDLHEVSIQYDKFRYPIDKITGSLQMTDGDWVFHNLSGRNDSGYIVGQGTWLANPEDGNELTLQFTGTDLQLEDELRLALPPGAQRLWTNLHPRGNIDHLVVRLKYGLRTRAVSLEVEAQKWPPGQNLEGRSISIEPAWLPYRLDNLTGLFHYRDGNVRLQNLRADHGRTQVAAEGSCRILEDGSATVELSRLSADRISLDHEFLKALPDSVRQGLTQISLAGPLCMEGNVGVIVSPLVEVPPEINWDLTFDLENGSLVIKQPIEHVHGEVRLWGQTGINGLACRGELNIDSAMVKTVQLTRIQGPLWLDSQQLLIGSWAERDVQGRLPRQLTASVVGGVMALDAQVSLDSEAAFRIHTTLENAELPAIMKEVAPRHQGLSGRVFSVVDLTGTALGSHTHRGTGQIRLRDADIYQLPVMIAMLKLLSIQQPNRTAFTQSNIDFRIEGDDLELDRIDFNGDTISLKGRGHITAQKTVDLQFYTQVGRDELQVPIFRPILGEASRQFMLIEVTGTLEDPIVNKQAFPRLNERLQQLFPELAREMQTVEPPAPTSPTPLLPWRR is encoded by the coding sequence ATGAGCACCGCCATTCGTGGTCATAAAACAGCGCCGGTCGATCGACCTCGCACAACTGCCGCTGCGGAAGCCAAGCCGACACTCGTGGCGCGATTGCTTGGCGAGATTAAGCGGCTGCTGCTGATCATCACGATCGGCGGTCTGGTGCTGATTGCTCTGAAGTACTACGGGTTCGATCGTCTCGATGAAGAGATCCGCCGCCATTTCGAATCGCTTCTCCGCAGCCACTACACCGGCCTGGCGGTGCATGTGAAATCGGCCCGCCGCATTCCCGATCGGGGTGTCGAATTTCGCGGCATTGTAGTCTCTGAAGTTGGGTCGAAAAATCCCGCTATTTTGGCGGAAATCGACGAGGTTTTCGTCGAATGCGATACACGGCTCCCCGACTTCGTGACCAAGCCGCTGCAGATCACCAGTGTGCGCGTGAAGCGCTTGAAGCTGCGCGCCGAGCGCAAGCCGAGCGGCACATGGAACCTCTCGTATCTGTTCCCTTTGCCTAATTTTGGTGGCAGCACACCCCCAGCCACGATCTCCGATGCCAGCCTCGAAATTGTCGATCCGGCATCGAATCCGACAGGCTCCCTCACGCTTCGCAACATGGAGCTGAGTGTCACGCCGCGCTGGCCTTCCGATGGTAAGGTCACTCCCAAATCGGTCGCTGCTGCCACCGCCCCCGAACTGCCTGTAAAAGTGAGCGACGATGGCTCGCCTGTACCATCTAAGCCGACTGACGACGACACCAAGCCACTGCTTCTCGTGCGGGGCTCGATGACCGGAGACTATCTCGAAAAAATTGAAATCGAGGGGCTCGTTTCACCTTCGAAAGGAAGCTGGGATCTGCGCGGTGCTGTTGAGGGACTCGAGTTCAGCCCTCGTCTCCGAGGCGCATTGCCGCAAGATGTATCGCACTTGCTCGAGCCACTCTCGAGCGTTCGCGGTCGGACTTATTTTGGCTTTCATGCTCAGCGCGGCGAGCGGACCGAAAGTGGCGAGATGCCACCGGTACAGTTCGTCGTCCATGGAAAAATATCCGACGGTCGGATTGATGACACGCGGCTGCCCGATCCACTTACCGATGTGGAAGCGACGATTCGCGCCGATAATCGTGGCGTGCTGATCAGCGATCTCTCGGCCCGCTGCGGTCCCACCGTTTTGGCTGGCGATGCCGAGCTACAAGGCTACTCGCTCGAGAGCCCGATGCATCTGGAACTTACTGCCAATCAAGTGGCGCTCGATCGCATCAATGTCGAAATTCTGCCCCCCTCGCTACGTTCGATCTGGAATCGATTCTTGCCGCGCGGTGGTATCGATATCGCTGCCAAGCTCGACTACGACGGCTGCACTTGGAAACCCGACGTCACCGTCCGCTGTCACGATCTCTCGATTCAGTACGACAAGTTCCCTTATCGCATCCAAGAAGGGACCGGCACGATCACTTGGAAGAATGACAAGCTCGACGTCCGCTTGCGCTCGGTTGGTGGCGGACAAGTGGTTCGGTGTCGCGCCGACATCATGAAACCGGGGCCCGATTTTACCGGCTGGATTGATATCGTCACCGAAGGTCCGATTCCGATCGACGAAAAGTTGTTCGCTGCGGTCGACTCCAAAACGCATCGCCTGCTGCGGTCGTTCAGTCCGCGCGGCAGTGCTTCGGTTCAAGCTCACTTCATTCGTAACCCGGGCGATCCGGTGGTCCATCGCACCGCTCAAATCGATCTGCACGAAGTGAGCATCCAGTACGACAAATTTCGCTACCCCATCGACAAGATCACCGGTTCACTACAGATGACCGATGGTGACTGGGTGTTCCACAATTTGAGTGGGCGAAACGACAGCGGGTATATCGTCGGACAAGGAACCTGGCTTGCGAATCCTGAAGATGGCAACGAACTGACGCTGCAGTTCACCGGCACCGACCTGCAACTCGAAGATGAACTTCGCCTCGCACTTCCCCCCGGGGCTCAGCGTCTCTGGACCAACTTGCATCCGCGTGGCAACATCGATCACCTCGTCGTGCGACTGAAGTATGGCCTGCGGACGCGCGCTGTTTCGCTCGAAGTCGAGGCTCAAAAATGGCCCCCGGGTCAGAACCTCGAAGGGCGTAGCATTTCGATCGAGCCCGCCTGGCTCCCCTATCGCCTCGATAACTTGACCGGGCTGTTTCACTATCGCGATGGCAACGTGCGCCTGCAGAATTTGCGGGCCGATCATGGTCGCACCCAAGTGGCGGCGGAAGGTTCGTGCCGGATTCTCGAGGATGGAAGCGCGACGGTCGAACTGTCGCGGCTGTCGGCCGATCGTATATCGCTCGACCACGAGTTCCTCAAGGCATTGCCCGATTCCGTGCGACAAGGGCTCACACAAATCAGTCTCGCTGGCCCCCTCTGCATGGAAGGGAATGTGGGGGTGATTGTCTCGCCGCTGGTCGAGGTGCCACCAGAAATCAACTGGGATCTGACGTTCGATCTCGAGAACGGCAGCCTCGTGATCAAACAGCCGATCGAGCATGTGCATGGCGAAGTGCGGCTGTGGGGCCAGACTGGAATCAATGGCCTCGCTTGTCGCGGCGAGCTGAATATCGATTCGGCGATGGTGAAAACAGTGCAGCTGACACGTATTCAGGGTCCACTTTGGCTCGATTCTCAGCAGCTGCTGATTGGGAGCTGGGCCGAACGCGATGTGCAGGGACGTTTACCGCGTCAGCTCACCGCGAGTGTCGTCGGAGGCGTGATGGCCCTCGATGCACAGGTGAGTCTCGACAGCGAAGCTGCGTTTCGCATTCACACGACGCTCGAAAACGCCGAGCTCCCCGCGATCATGAAAGAAGTCGCCCCCCGGCATCAAGGGCTCTCGGGGCGTGTCTTCTCCGTCGTGGATCTCACCGGAACAGCGCTCGGTTCCCACACGCATCGAGGGACCGGCCAGATTCGTCTGCGTGATGCCGACATCTATCAACTGCCAGTCATGATTGCGATGCTGAAGCTGCTGAGTATTCAGCAGCCGAACCGCACTGCTTTTACGCAGAGCAACATCGATTTTCGGATCGAGGGGGATGATCTCGAACTCGATCGTATCGACTTCAATGGCGACACGATCAGTTTGAAAGGGCGGGGACATATCACCGCCCAAAAAACGGTCGATTTGCAGTTCTACACCCAGGTGGGACGCGACGAATTGCAGGTCCCGATCTTCCGCCCGATCTTGGGGGAAGCGAGTCGCCAATTCATGCTGATCGAAGTGACCGGAACGCTCGAAGATCCGATTGTGAACAAGCAGGCATTTCCACGTTTGAACGAACGACTGCAGCAGCTGTTTCCTGAACTAGCGCGGGAGATGCAAACGGTCGAACCTCCCGCCCCGACGAGTCCTACACCTTTGCTTCCCTGGCGTCGCTAA